The DNA segment ATGAATAATATCGGTGTTCTGCTCGCATCTGGATTAATCGCCGGAGAAGCATTATTGGGATTATTATTCGCCGGTCTTGCATTCGGAGAGATAAAATTGTTCCATGCTTTTGAATCACCATTTTATGTGCCAAGCATAATCGCCATGATTCTTCTTGGAATTTTCTTGATTCGTATACCACTTAGAAAAGCGAAGTAATTAATCTTAACATATACGGGGAAGCTGCTCGCCCGATATCATATCGACGATCCGCTTCCCCCGTATGGTGCTTTCTAAAACTACAACACCTCTATGATCGTCAACTACTTTTCCGATGATGCAGGCATCTTTTCCGAACGGATGTTTTTTCATCGCCTCAACAACTTTTCCGCTTTGTTTACCATCTACAAAAGCAATTAGTTTTCCTTCGTTCGCAACGTAGAGTGGATCTAATCCCAGGAGTTCACATGCGCCTTTTACTTCTTCGCGCACAGGAATTAATTTTTCATTTATTAAAATTCCCACTTCTGCACTTTGGGCAATTTCGTTTAAAACAGTTGCAACACCACCGCGGGTCGGATCACGCAGTACATGTATATCCCGATCAATTTCGAGTATAATTTCGACCAAATTATTCAACGCGGCACAGTCGCTTTCTACAGGTGAATCGAATTTCAGTCCTTCACGGACCGACATGATAGCAATTCCATGATCCGCGATATAACCGCTTAGAATGATATCGTCTCCTGGTTTCGCCCTTCGCGGATCAATATTCACACCGTCGGGAACAACTCCTATGCCCGATGTATTAATAAAAACTTTATCTCCCTTTCCCCTGTCAACAACTTTCGTATCTCCCGTAACAATTTTAATCTTCGCATTATCGGCAGCCCTTTTCATTAACTGAACTATGCGCCACAATTCATCCATCGATAACCCTTCTTCGATGATAAATCCCACCGACATATAAAGCGGCTTAGCACCGCACATCGCCAGATCGTTTACCGTGCCGTTAACGGCAAGTTCACCGATTGATCCTCCCGGAAAGAATATCGGATTGACGACATAAGAATCTGTTGAGAAAGCAAGTTTGCCGCTTGGAAGCGAAAGCACAGCTCCGTCGTGAAGATGTTCTAATTGACTTGATTGAAATTGAGACGCAAACATTTCCTGAATCAATTGCTGCATTAATTTTCCGCCACCGCCGTGCGCAAGAGTGATATTTTTGTACCTTGCGATGGGTAGTGGACATGAAAATTGCGGATCGGAATTTTGATTGTTTGTAGTCATAATAATTTCACATTTCTAAGATAAGGACTTCCAGTTCAATCTTTGTCGTTCTTCGTGTTCAGAGCATCTTCGACGGTAACGATATCGTCTGAAGAAATCGTAAAACCCGCTGCCTCAACATTTTCAACGACTTGTGTCGCTGTACGTGCCCCTACAATGGCAGAGGTAACTGCGGTATGTTTGAGCACCCAAGCAATTGCGAGTTGCCCGACAGTTTTATTGTATTTTGAAGCTATGGGTTTGATTTTTTCCACAAATTCAAGTGCCCTAGAAAGATTTGGCTCCAGATAAAATTTATTTGAACGACGCCAGTCATCATCTGCTAATTTGGTAATATCGAACTTTCCGCTTAAAATTCCTGCCTGCATTGGGCTGTATGCAATCACACCAATATTTTCCCGTAAACAGTAAGGCAAAATTTCTTTTTCTATCTGCCGTCTCAGCAAACTGTAAGGTGGTTGTAACGATTGTACCTGAGAAATCTTATTGCAACGTTGTAATAATTGAAGATCATAATTGCATACGCCAATAAAGCGTGTCTTACCTTCTTCTTTGAGTTTAACAAGAGTTTCCCACGATTCTTCGACTTCTGTTTTCGGATCGGGCCAGTGTATCTGATAAAGATCAACATAATCAACATTTAATCGATTCAAACTTTTTTCAATTTCACTTATTATACTTTTTGAAGATGCATGTATCTTAACATTCCGTTGATCGTCCCAAACCATTCCGCATTTTGTCGCAAGAAAAACATTTTGTCTTTTATCCTGAAGAGCTTTTCCTACAACTTCTTCAGAGTGGCCTAAACCATAAATTGCCGCCGTATCGATCCAATTAATTCCCAAATCGATTGCACGATGAATCGCATTGATAGACTCATTATCGTCGATCTTGCCCCAACCGAATTGCCAAGGACCGCCAATTGCCCATGCGCCAAAACCGATTTCTGTTAGTTCCGGACCATTTTTACCTAGTTTTCTTCTATTCATCCGAGTGTTGATCGCGCAATTTTCT comes from the Ignavibacteriales bacterium genome and includes:
- the hypE gene encoding hydrogenase expression/formation protein HypE, translating into MTTNNQNSDPQFSCPLPIARYKNITLAHGGGGKLMQQLIQEMFASQFQSSQLEHLHDGAVLSLPSGKLAFSTDSYVVNPIFFPGGSIGELAVNGTVNDLAMCGAKPLYMSVGFIIEEGLSMDELWRIVQLMKRAADNAKIKIVTGDTKVVDRGKGDKVFINTSGIGVVPDGVNIDPRRAKPGDDIILSGYIADHGIAIMSVREGLKFDSPVESDCAALNNLVEIILEIDRDIHVLRDPTRGGVATVLNEIAQSAEVGILINEKLIPVREEVKGACELLGLDPLYVANEGKLIAFVDGKQSGKVVEAMKKHPFGKDACIIGKVVDDHRGVVVLESTIRGKRIVDMISGEQLPRIC
- a CDS encoding aldo/keto reductase, coding for MNRRKLGKNGPELTEIGFGAWAIGGPWQFGWGKIDDNESINAIHRAIDLGINWIDTAAIYGLGHSEEVVGKALQDKRQNVFLATKCGMVWDDQRNVKIHASSKSIISEIEKSLNRLNVDYVDLYQIHWPDPKTEVEESWETLVKLKEEGKTRFIGVCNYDLQLLQRCNKISQVQSLQPPYSLLRRQIEKEILPYCLRENIGVIAYSPMQAGILSGKFDITKLADDDWRRSNKFYLEPNLSRALEFVEKIKPIASKYNKTVGQLAIAWVLKHTAVTSAIVGARTATQVVENVEAAGFTISSDDIVTVEDALNTKNDKD